A region of the Flavipsychrobacter sp. genome:
GTCGTAAGCGCTTACTACAGTACCTAAGCCGCACAAACCTTGAATCTTACCGTGCGCTTCTTGAAAAGCTTGGATTACGTAAATAACAACTTACTTTTATAGCTATTCCCAACTTCCTTAGTTGGGAATAGTCTTTTATAAACATATTTAAAAAATATCTTATGATTCCCAACCCCATTTCCGTATCCTTCAAAATGGGCGACGGACGTGAAGTTAGCATAGAGACGGGTAGAATGGCCCGCCAAGCCGATGGTGCTGTAGTAGTACGCATGGGCAATTGTATGTTACTCGCTACTGTTGTTGCAGCAAAAGAACCTAAACCCGGACAATCATTCTTCCCGCTAAGTGTAGATTATCAAGAAAAATTTGCTTCTGCTGGTCGTATACCAGGGTCGTTCTTTAAACGTGAAGGTCGTATTAGCGATTCTGAAATTTTAGTATCTCGTCTTGTAGACCGTGCTTTGCGTCCTCTATTCCCTAATGAGTATAGATGCGATGTACAAGTACTTATATCTCTTATATCATCTGACCCTGAAGTTGCTCCAGACGCACTAGCTTGCCTTGCTGCATCTGCAGCAATGTCTGTATCAGAAGTGCCTATTGAAGAAGTAATTTCTGAAGTAAGAGTAGCTCGTATAGATGGTGAATATGTTATTAACCCTAAGCCTTCTCAAATAGATGGCGCAGACATGAACTTCATCATTGCTGCTACTGAGAAAAACATCATGATGGTAGAGGGCGAGTCTAAAGAGTGTCAGGAAGAAGATGTCATCAAAGCTATCGAAATAGCACACGCTGCTATACGCGAGCAAATAAAAGCACAGCTTGAGCTTAGAGCAAAAGTAGGTGTTACTTCAAGACGTGAAGTGACTGTTCCATACGAAAACGAAGAACTTAAGAAGCGTATTGAAGAGTTTGCCTCTGCTAGGATATTGGAAGCTGCAAAAGCTGCTAGCCCTAAACATGAGCGTAGCGATGCTTTAAAAGCTATTCGTGACGACTTTGATGCTAGCATAGCAGAAGAAGAAATGAGCGAAGAAGATCAAGCTCTAGTAAGCAAATACTTTGGCAAAACGGAGAAGACAATAATCCGTAACATGGTGCTTGATACACGCAAGCGTCTTGACGGTCGTGAGCTAAACCAAGTACGTCCACTTACCATTGAAGTTGATCCACTACCGTCACCACATGGCTCTGCATTATTTACCCGTGGTGAAACGCAATCTTTAACAACAGTTACACTAGGTACAAGTGTAGATGAGCTACTGGTTGAAACAGCAGCTACATCTGACTACCAAAAATTCATACTGCACTACAACTTCCCTCCATTCTCTACAGGAGAAACAAGACCAATGCGTGGTCCTGGGCGTAGAGAGGTAGGTCATGGTGCTTTGGCAAGACGTTCTCTAGCGCAAATGCTGCCTAAAGACGAAGACTTCCCATACACTATACGTATAGTATCTGACATATTAGAATCTAATGGTTCTTCTTCTATGGCTACAGTTTGTGCCGGTTCATTAGCAATGATGGATGCAGGTATCCCTTACCCTAAACACGTAAGTGGTGTGGCAATGGGTATGATCGCCGAAGGAGATAAATATGCGATACTAACGGATATACTTGGTGATGAAGATCACTTGGGTGACATGGATTTTAAAGTAACTGGTACTCGTGATGGTATCTGTGGTATCCAGATGGATATTAAGGTAGATGGTTTAAGCATGGAAGTATTAGGTCAAGCATTAGCACAAGCTCGTGAAGGCCGCCTACACATACTAGATGCTATGTATGAGACCATTCCTTCTCCTCGTGCTGAATTTAAACCACAAACTCCAAGAATTGAACAATTGATCATCGATCGCGAATTTATCGGTGCTGTAATAGGACCAGGCGGTAAGATCATTCAAGAGATTCAACGTGAGACAGGTGCTACTGTAAATATTGAAGAAGTAGACAACAAAGGTGTTGTTAAGATATTCTCTTCTAATAAAGAGACTATTGACAAAGCACTTACTTGGATAAAAGGTATCGTAGCTGAGCCAGAAATTGGCGAAACTTATGAGGGTAAAGTAAAATCAATAGTT
Encoded here:
- the pnp gene encoding polyribonucleotide nucleotidyltransferase; translated protein: MIPNPISVSFKMGDGREVSIETGRMARQADGAVVVRMGNCMLLATVVAAKEPKPGQSFFPLSVDYQEKFASAGRIPGSFFKREGRISDSEILVSRLVDRALRPLFPNEYRCDVQVLISLISSDPEVAPDALACLAASAAMSVSEVPIEEVISEVRVARIDGEYVINPKPSQIDGADMNFIIAATEKNIMMVEGESKECQEEDVIKAIEIAHAAIREQIKAQLELRAKVGVTSRREVTVPYENEELKKRIEEFASARILEAAKAASPKHERSDALKAIRDDFDASIAEEEMSEEDQALVSKYFGKTEKTIIRNMVLDTRKRLDGRELNQVRPLTIEVDPLPSPHGSALFTRGETQSLTTVTLGTSVDELLVETAATSDYQKFILHYNFPPFSTGETRPMRGPGRREVGHGALARRSLAQMLPKDEDFPYTIRIVSDILESNGSSSMATVCAGSLAMMDAGIPYPKHVSGVAMGMIAEGDKYAILTDILGDEDHLGDMDFKVTGTRDGICGIQMDIKVDGLSMEVLGQALAQAREGRLHILDAMYETIPSPRAEFKPQTPRIEQLIIDREFIGAVIGPGGKIIQEIQRETGATVNIEEVDNKGVVKIFSSNKETIDKALTWIKGIVAEPEIGETYEGKVKSIVPFGAFIEFMPGKEGLLHISEVSWSRLDTLEGVMAEGDTVKIKLIGTDPKSGKLRLSRKVLMEKPEGYVEPEKRERRGGDDRRGDRRGGGDRRGGDRRDNRRGGDDRRGERRERPRPENNGSKEQKPEQPQQDDNNDADMKL